Part of the Impatiens glandulifera chromosome 8, dImpGla2.1, whole genome shotgun sequence genome is shown below.
ataaaatgtaaatattttatttcttataaaataagcAAGCATTCATAATAGATACCGTGGAACGAGAACCACAACTTTCAGAGCCAATCccagagaagagaaagaaattgGTCTTGTCGATTCTCCACTCTGGGGCAGCTGGGAAATCTGCGATTGTTAAATCAGCCAAGTCAGTAGCTTTTCCATCTGAGATGGGCGTGATCGTCGGAAGAAGACGGTGCTGTTAGCTGTTAGCTCGAAAGCGAGTTCCCCGAGGTTGAGAACAACGTTGATGTTTTTTCACGAGTGTCACCAACACTTGCGTTTACTAAAAAcgttatattttatctttctcGATTTCTATTTAAGCAAACTTAGTGGAGACTctcgaaaataaaaaataaaaattatcgaACCCATTATTTTTAATTCCCATCAAACGTTTTTTCTCGAgatttgagagaaatataagTTTAATGACATGAGAAGAGTTTTCAATGGTTTGTTTTTTTAGGTgttagttataaaatttaatgattaataaGAACAATATTTTtgctattaaaaaaataacaatattccATCCAACTCGTAACCCAATTGGTACCTTCATCTCAATCCCGAACCCGTAGCTAGGGATTAATTGTTTAAGATGAGAACAATAAGGTTTTGCCGGCTGATCTGAGATATAGGAATTTCGGTCAAACTTTTCCTTTGATAGAGAGTGATGGCAAGCGGACTTATTCACCCCGCGGTGGCCCATCTTTCATCCTTGTTGGGAACATGGAGAGGCGAAGGAGAGGGAGGGTTTCCAACCATCGGCTCCTTCAAATACGGCGAAGAGATTCATTTCTCTCATAACGGAATCAAGGTACAATTAATTATCTACAATCTTCTCTCCGCCGTCACACTTGTAGAATCTGGATCGATTTTTGAGAAATTAGTGTAAACAGCGTATATATTATCTGATTTGATTATCCTGATGAAtatctttctttattttgtcTTTAATTTGTTGTTGCTCGAGAGAAGCCAGTGATAGCTTATTCCCAGAAAACATGGAAGCTGGACTCTGGAGAGCCAATGCACTCTGAGAGCGGTTTCTGGAGAATGAAGCTTGATGGCTCCATTGAAGTTGTAATTGCTCAGAGCACCGGTCTTGTTGAAGTCCTGGTCTGTTCATGATTTGActccataattattttatatatgatttttgaatgaatgtttgattttgttgtaGAAAGGAAAATATAATGAACAAGACAAAGTTGTGAAGCTTCAGAGTGAACTTGTGGCCAATGCTTCTAAGGTCTACATACTTACATTGTtagcatatataaaaaaagttaatttcaGAGGAGCTTCCACTTCTACTAAACATAATCTGTGAATTTCATCTATAAGTTGAAATCAAATGAGTTCCATTTTAATTGAATCCAGAGTTGTAGTAGTTGGAATACCTCAGCAAAAACTAGAAGCCTAAACTGCATGCCTGCAATTTGGACTgcaattttcttaatttgtcaATTTAGTATACACCTCATGTAAGCTTAATTGCTAAAGTTTTCTTGTGGATGAATTTCTCTTCTTAACATTTGCATGCAGGTGAAAGAGATTATTCGAACTTTCAAGATAGCGGAAGACAAGATCTCATACAATGTTGAAATGGCGACTCTTCTCACCTGTCTTCAGACACATCTTACAGCATCTCTTAAGAAGCTGTGACCAATAATGTTCGAATCAGTGATAgcaagtttgatattttaattatgtttaattttcattCATGGGAAATTCTGCTTCAAAAGATTCACCTTTGAACATTAAATAGATCTTAGTTTTGTATTGGGCTGGTTAAGTTGGTGTGAAAGTATTGTCCAATTCACAAAGATGAAGGCTTTTTGTGAGGCTTGAGCTTACAATGATTGAAATTATCAATGTTTCTGGTTGAGCATAAAGTTATTTTCTAGagaaaaaaagatttatatagTAATAACTCACTAGAATACCCACGTAGTAAAAAAAGGGTCTTTGGCGATCATCTCCACCGATTTGTTGTAACACCAACcggtattattagaataatatcGGCTGATAATACCAATTGATGTTTTAACCAATCGGTAAAATTCCCGTATATAGTACCGATTGGTTTGAAAACCAATCAGTAAAAGCTATTTAATTAGCTTCCAATCCAACAATGAGCTCAGATTATAGGCGATCCTGATAGTAGTTCTCTCTCTCGGCTACTGTCTATGTTGGAGATCAATTTAAGTCATGACGATGGTGAGTCGTTTGGTACTGCTGGTAAATCTATACTTTCTGCCATTGTTTCATCTGGATTAGATAGAGTGATGGTTGTTGTGACCAGGTATATATATGTATCTCTTTCTGGTCGAGATCTTCTGGTatcatttttgttataatttttatagatttAGTAATGAAAATTTGGTTTACTTGCATTGTTGTGTTCTTGGTTggttatcttattattttttctgtATCTAGTGTTTGCACTACTTTTTCTCTCAGGGAGGAAAAACAATTCTTTTTTATCAATCACGGGTTATTATTCGAGATaattccttcttctttttcgcGTTCCATTTTCGGATCTTCTCTATCTAATTGACAGTTATATTTGATCCGATTTCTTCTATCCTCAAGCCTGTATATGTCCAGGTCTGATCTGTTGTAATTAGATCAATACTATTTTGTTTATCTGATTAGCTGGTATTTGTTAGAGGAGATCGTTATGGATCAAAATCTGAAGCTTCTCAAGTGGGTTTGAAGTAAGATTCTTTAggcatttgttatgtttgttgaattaatttctttattattctactttttcatgttttgggGTTAATTTGATAGAggtgaaaaatgaaataatgattTGTTAGTGCATAAATTGGAGACAAAACTACGTGCATTCTCCAAAACTTTGAGGATAATAGTAGATACTGGTGCAAATACTGGAGGACAACCCATGGTTGATATCCTTCAAAGAAGACCATGGTGGATTTGCTAGTGGAGGCTTGAAAAGGTGTGATTtgagattttattattaattcaatagATTTCCAATTTCTTTTGTTGTTAACTGTTAAGTGGAACTTACTATGTAATTGTTTCAAAtcgatagtgaagatgagaacTAAGATgtggatatttatttttttaggaaacagtttaaactattttattaaaataagtgtGAATGTCAATAATTTAAGttagataaattttaattataattaaaggaTAACAATCAAACGATCCTAAAAAAACTTGATTAgtaacaaacaaatattataaattatatcaaatcctaattatctcaattaagatatatttattttcatatcaaCCTGTTTTATCAACATGTTTTTCTCTTCCCTCGTTCTTTCTCTTCACTACTTTTGTATTGAAAAGATGATGAACTGAAGAGTTTAATGAATACtgtttattctcatttttatttattttttaatacgaattcgttctgatttgatagaaataattatttttcaagattttagTGATCTTTACCTTGTTGAtcttaacttaaatttttaaatcattgtcttcatttctttcaactTCAGTTTTGAAATCCTCAATAACTTTCGTTACCTCTATATCAACTTTGgtattctcttctttctcttgatTTGATTGTGAttcctcaactatctcttcaacatgattagatTGAGGTTTCACATCTTTCTTCGTTCTGTATTCttcttatacataattttttttttattttttgtttcatgttttttaaccatattttgttttattattatagacCCCTCTATTTCATTTTTCTGCATCTATAAGTAACTATGGAGATTATTAAGTTACCTTTGAAATCGAGTAACTATGGAGgatttatttatatcaaaagAACAAAGATTGATGGCCAAATAGTCTCCATATGGGATTTTTGATGGTATGATTGTTATATATCTGACTGGCTGTTTAAAGAAGCAGTGATTCTtcctttttctctttctttttacCTATTTGGTTAATTTGATGACGTATTTGAtgtgttcattattttttttaaatgttatgtCTAACCTATATGTGAGTTAATCCAAtgagtataataataataataataataataataataataataatggaaagATTATCCATGGTTCAACCTCTTAAAGCAACAATAACAAAAGAAGAAGCACaatagatgatgatgaagaataaATAGACAAATATAGAAAAAGAGTTTGATATGGGTTTaacataccttgagatgatATTTCCAGGTATATTAGAAGAATCATTGttttatgtatgtttcgaatttgcaacaaAACAAGTAACCTTTAACTAACTAAGTTAATAAGACTTTTGTAACGCCCCCAAAACAGTTATAAAATTCCCGAGTTCCCCATAACATAGCATGTTCCGTCTCGTGAGCCGGACGCATGTCAATATGGGAGGAAATATCATATCACGgggtggctcgaggttcgatgcgtttcaacctcGGTTTGCTTGTCAggcattttttaaaatgaaacatttagtttttaaaagattttaaaaatacctagaataataataaattaatcatgtaaaaataattaatcctttgttcaaatttaaataatttgggaggttaataaaaatttaaccaGAACcctgtttaaattaattaaacataactaatttaaaagattatctatttgaaaataagagtcgtcaagagattttatgaaaataaataaaatgatacgtgtataaacaCATTTACACTAGAGTTTCTGAAAAAGAGTGGTTCGTTGTTtgtttacgctcgggaaaggacTTTCGTGCTATGTCCTTCATgcccgcctaaggacggttttaaaatttttttctaaaataaacaaactttggcttttataaatccaataataatatttttctaccTTAAATTAGTAGTCCAAGTGTCCTAAGCGAGGATGtgctttaaataattgtacaaaattatttaaatgaatgtGTACCTATTGCGTTGGTatttagatttaacaaaacttgaaaatatcataagaaaatgttaaaatttaaaaataaattccaaacggaaATATCCAAAACATTAGTGTAGGAAATATCATTTTATGACATtttaggattatttaaaaatagattcaggttccaaaattacaaaaataattttagattttgaaaagtggaaccaaacaggccttaggactggAGTCCTAGGGTCTGAGTTCGGTTTGGCCGATCTAGGCTCGGTCGGGCTCGGTCAAGACCGGAGTGGTCCGGACTAGAGCTCAGTTGCATGGGTCAAGGGACCGGAGAGCTCGGTCTTCGGctcgggaggctcggtcccaaactCAAGTTGCTCGGTCGTAGACCTGGGatgctcggtcctagggttaggaaGCTACCGGTCCTAGGTCTAAGTTAGAGTTAgttttatcggtcctaggtctttGAGGCTTGGTCCTAATCATCGTTCCTAGGtctaggaggctcggtcctaatcAATGGTCCTAGGATGGAGGTTCTTAGTCCTAGTCCACGGTTTTAGGCTAAAGGCTCTCGGTCCTagtcatcggtcctaggctagagGTTTTCGGTCCAAGTCCACTATCCTAGGCAAAAGTCTCtcagtcctagggttagaagcatcggtcctaggctaagaggAGGCTCAGTCTTAGGATTAGAAACATCAATTCTAGGCAAAAAGGagtgctcggtcctaggtcaattttTTCGGTTGGCGATCACGGTCCTAGGTTCGAAAAAATCGATCCTAGGGCTCGGTCCTAAATGAAGGACCCTAATCCTTGGTCAGAAAACTAGGTCATGTCTtcttcggtcctaggttcaTTTTCTCGGTCCTTGTTGAAGAACATGATCGAGGATCACTGGTCCTAAGCtaaaaccttaggaccgagtgttcttgttttggtccaAAATTTCTGAAGTTCATAACTTTTTATTgagatcatgaaatcatgatccgCAAGCTACAGTAAGttcatatgattatgaagaacaaaatccctaacataacaaattttgggatctttcaATTAGGCCGTTCAAGGTCTGagttttgttccattagctttgaaatgatgaatgtagttaaacacaaccaaaacaagaacatcataacatcattaaaatagtttttgaagattgatcaaaaatcccaaaaattttaaaaataagatttgaccaaacataatcaaaatgatgaaacagTTTCAGGAAATAAATTCTAACatattaacaaacatgtataacaactaattggatcAACAAATCCGGATTAaaaccaagaacacaaaatttcagattttaagcttgaattttaaaatttcagtttgatcaaacatgatcaaaacgtgATTACAGTTTCTTAGGATTTattctaacatgttaacaaacatgttgTTAGGATTaggatcgccgaaggagactggggtctcgctaaggtgaacgcttacacacacgccgATTGATACTAACcttgttagaagttaatatcggtctctatacttcgcaagttgtcacaaactcttgaaccaagttcaagtgagaaatatttctttcaacttgaagcaacacaaacACGGTTTAGACAGCAATAAGAAGACACAAAGTAGAAGAGGCACACAACACATGATTTAatgatgttcggagataaagctcttACGTCATCCCTTATTCTCAAACgttgagaatgatattcactcaaaatattcaaatagttTACAGTGTTTACGTCGAACACCCGatgcttatttactgctcgttttcGACTTCTTACTAAGctcactctgttgaatagaaacaaattttatcAACTTATAACACTCACCACTCATACAGAATAGATGAACTTATAATACACGTGAAATCTAGCACACACTGGTTTTGAAAGCTTGAACAAAGGTTATTGCAAAGATGGTTCGAAGGTTCTAGTAAAGTTGTTAGTTCGTAAGGTGTTCAAAGGTTTAGACAGGTGGTTGATCCGGTAGAGCATTCATCtcttaaatagaaatatgacaacggtcatattcttcaACGAATATATTTCCTTGATAGTACTTTGTTCCTTGAATTTGACTGGTTGATGATCGTTGAGGTACAACTTTGGGATATCCTCGaatcttgtttgataataagTCAACATGGAATTATCTGGATTAATGATTTCCAAGGAGCAGATCATCATGCAGATTTGTCTTCTAATAATTTGGCTATCTGGAATAGTGTGACAAATATCTGCTCCAAGTAGACTGTAtttgacttataccaaaatggtaatCTGATCTTCTTTAGCAGGATTCTATTTCCCAAAAGGTTTCATCAAACTTGTATTAAAATGGCAATAATACAGTATGATCAAGTGAAGTCTCCTTTcaataaaaactgaaattattttgtattgcACTAAAAGGGAAACTGTCGGCTGCTCTCAGTGTAAAATTGTCTTAGCATAAAACCGGTTCCGCTTCTTGAATCTGACCAGTCAAACTAACAATCATATTGCTGAATTTGCCTTTGTAAATATCCGGTCAGGTTACCGTTGCATGGATACTACCGGTTCCGCTTCCTGATGTAAAACTGGTCAAATTACTGATTTCGTGTCATGTATAAGAAACGAGGATTTTACTGAGAAAACTACTGGACAAACTACTGGTTGTGCCGTCTTTTATGAACTGAAGATATTACCGGTCATACTACTGGTCGGTTTACCGATTCTGATGCATAACATATAACCGATAAGTTTACCGATTATCCTACTGAGCGGTAAAGTCGTTTTCCACTATCGAACCGATTCGCTACCGATTCCGGTTCTTTGACATATTACCGATAATTTTACCGAACAACTTGCTGAGCGGTAAAGCTGATTTCTTCTACTGAACTGAATAGATAATCGGTTCcgtattttgtataaataaccGAATATAAAACCGATCAGATAATTTGCACCGTCTTTATAATATCCGGTCAGGTTACCGTTGTATGGATACTACCGGTTCCGCTTCCTGATGTAAAACTGGTCAAATTACTGATTCTGTGTCATGTATAAGAAACGAGGATTTTACTGAGAAAACTACTGGACAAACTACTGGTTGTGCCGTCTTTTATGAGCTGAAGATATTACCGGTCATACTACTGGTCGGTTTACCGATTCTGATGCATAACATATAACCGATAAGTTTACCGATTATCCTACTGAGCGGTAAAGTCGTTTTCCACTATCGAACCGATTCGCTACCGATTCCGGTTCTTTGACATATTACCGATAATTTTACCGAACAACTTGCTGAGCGGTAAAGCTGATTTCTTCTACTGAACTAAATAGATAATCGGTTCcgtattttgtataaataaccGAATATAAAACCGATCAGATAATTTACACTGTCTTTATAATACCGGTCAATAAGGCTGAGTAGTAAAACCGATTTTTATTGAAAACTGAAGGAGAGAACTACCGGTTGCAGTTTTACCGATTTTTGCATTATCGGTTTTGATAGAAACCGAACTTCTTGGATTTCTAGTTTCCTTTTATCCTGCACAAATGAGgaatttggttaagttctttagataattaattatttattaattaattatctaatttatctaacaatttctccctttttgattatttaatttaaatattcaaaaccctatAATTGTTGACCGcttaagttaatttaatttctaacaatttctccctctttgatattttagaataaattatcaaagccaGTTTGTATTTATGAAAATCATTTCTTGCAATTTTTCCCTTATTGattgttttaacatttaaaattatcaaaatcagtaTTTAAAAACAAGTTTATCATTGAAGCATTCTTATTTGATAAACTTGATGAGTAGAGTTATTAGAGCATAAACCACAATGTTTCAATCCCaaagaaataaaaagtaaaGACATATGATTAAAAGATGGAAAGATGAGTAGGATTTAGTGTCTCCCTCTTTTGATCCTTGAGATCGTGTGTGTGAGATCATCTTCTGCCTGTTGACCACTAGTGTTAGGTTCAACATTGTGATCAGCCGAGCTCCCACCACCTCTTCGGATTCTTCGGTTTGACTGGGCATTGCGTGGAACAACTTCTGGTGGGGGTGTTGCCGATTGAGGCTAGGATATGGTAAGTTTGCACCTTCGAATCAACGGTATttcatcctcttcttcatcatcttccgGTTTTTCATTCTCTAGTATTTCAGTCACCGGTGCTTCAGTTTCTAGTTGTGGATTCACCGGTTTTTTAGTCTCTACTTCCTCAAACTTCTTGGATCTCTTTCGTTTAACCGTCCTAGTCTTCTTAGCAGCAGGAGCATGCATCGTTGTTTCTTTTGCATTGAGTTTCTTCAGAAGACGACGAACGCCCTTTTCGTTTGCCTTTTCAACGGCCTTTGcattctcatcttcttcttattGGATACGGAGGGCAACCTCTTCATGCTCCCTTAGCTTTTAAGCATCGATAACACTTTGAGACTTAACCAGCTCATAGAGCTGTGACGACATGATTTCAACGGATGAAAGAATTTTGGAGACAATAGGCTTTATCTGGCCTACTTCTTCTCATAACTTTGCCAATTTCTGATCGTGAGATCTTGAAGAAGAAGCTTGCTCTCTGATTGCTTCAGCTACTCGGCTTCTATGGATGCTTTCCATGGGGATAAAATGTTTCGGATTATCTACTCAGTGTTCACCCTTGGAATTTCTTCATAGGTGGATCGGGTTGAACCAAGAGAATGGGATTGAATAGGAAATACCCCGTGATAGCTGACTTGAAGAGAACGTTCTGTGCAGGCCGGTCTTTCAACACTGTTATCTCTTGTCTTGTTATTATGATCAGAAGACTTACCCGATAGAGATTTGGTAGGATTTGTGATTCCTTTTTCGGCAAGTGATGGGTTGGATTTGGTGGTATCTTACCCATCCTCATCCTTGGATTCATCATTAGTTGATCCCAGTGAACTAGAGTTATGTACTTCCTACGATTCTATTATACGTTGTTCGACTATTTCATTATACCTCAGTTTGCCTAGTCCAAGATAGTTTTCTTTAACACACGGGCCCAGTCCAAGATAGTTATGTACTTTCTGTCAGGTTTTCTTTGCTAGACCGGATGGCTGTCAACCTCTTAGGCTTCAGCTAGCTATCAGTTGGGTTTACATACTTTATCACATCTCTTGAAGCTAATACATCACAACTTTGATTATTTCTTGTATCAGCTATATGtcccttgacaaagcttatagtCTCAAGCTCTCCTTTTATTGGGTTCGTCTTGTGATTGGACTTATCTGGAAAGCCATAGTCAAATCccaaaccggatttgcatccagAAGGTCTTTGCTGAGTGATCAACTTTTTTACGGCTTCCCTAGATTTTTTCCAGGaactaaaaacataattaagtcTTTGGTTTTctaaagatatattttaaatgtttccttgagcttctcattatTTGATGAGGCCTCACTTATGTTACTTACCAAAGATTTTGGTTGAATATTTTGAGATGAGGTGATGTTATCAAATATCTATTTCACTTTTATCTCATCAATGGCGTCTAAtagcttcttgtactcaatgaccatgtcattgagttcATTCATCAACTCATCTCTTGAGAACTCTTCGGAAgtaaaatcaaatacctcatcAATGTCATCCATAAGACACTaaacttcttcatcatcttcactTTCGGATGAGGAGCTTTCGTCTGAGCTGTCATCCCACCTATTCTTCTCTTCTTTAGCTACTAAGGATTTAtgctccttcttcttcttcttatgaAAGGACCTTTTGTCGTCTCTCCATGGCTTCCTCCAATCTACTTTGAAATATCCTAgtttatcacaattaaaacacttCAAATTAGCTTTAGATTCATTTCTAGAATTGtagttatttgaatttgaacttGAGTTAGGAGAAGATTggtttttcttcataaattttccaaatttcttcactAAAAGTGACCTGGCGTCTTCGTTGATCTTCTCAGCCGTCTTTGTGATAGCAtcagcaaatgactcttcagtGGTAACCAACGCTCTAGTTCTGGTTGAGGTTGACTTCTCCTCTTCGTTTCTCTAGTTTAGCTCAAACTCGTAAGCGTTTAGATCCTTGAAGAGATCGTGCAACTCTACTCTGCTCAGATCCTTTGACTCCCTCATAGCCAAAGtatttatgtcccattctctagAAAGAGCCTTCACCACCTTCATGTTATCTTCTCGGTTACTGTATGTTTTTCCCAACGTGGAAAGCTCGATGATGATGCTGGTGAACCTTTCTTCGAAGTCCGTCATGGTTTCTCCAAATTTCATCTTTATGCTATCGTATTTttgtgtggcaaccatgagtTTGTTCTCCTTGGTCTGGTCGTTGCCTTCACATAGTTATGTCATCTTTTCCTAAATCTCTTTAGTAAAGGTGCATGATTTGATCTTGTTGAACATATTATTGTCTAGCGTTTTGTAAAGAATATATTTCGCCATATTGTCGAggttcttattcttcttcttttctacAGCGGTCCACTCAGACATTGGTTTATCCTTGATCTCAAGAATACTCTCGATTGAAGTTGTACTCATTTGGATCTTTATtgggccatcagtaatgacg
Proteins encoded:
- the LOC124912286 gene encoding peroxynitrite isomerase Rv2717c isoform X1, whose translation is MASGLIHPAVAHLSSLLGTWRGEGEGGFPTIGSFKYGEEIHFSHNGIKKPVIAYSQKTWKLDSGEPMHSESGFWRMKLDGSIEVVIAQSTGLVEVLKGKYNEQDKVVKLQSELVANASKVKEIIRTFKIAEDKISYNVEMATLLTCLQTHLTASLKKL
- the LOC124912286 gene encoding peroxynitrite isomerase Rv2717c isoform X2, which encodes MASGLIHPAVAHLSSLLGTWRGEGEGGFPTIGSFKYGEEIHFSHNGIKPVIAYSQKTWKLDSGEPMHSESGFWRMKLDGSIEVVIAQSTGLVEVLKGKYNEQDKVVKLQSELVANASKVKEIIRTFKIAEDKISYNVEMATLLTCLQTHLTASLKKL